A single region of the Desulfobacterales bacterium genome encodes:
- the tatC gene encoding twin-arginine translocase subunit TatC, which produces MKDDDKLPFTAHLDELRKRLITCFAAVGIGFLISYGFKEKLFYILTRPLISVMQPGDKLIFTGLPEAFFTYLKVSFLFGLILSAPVILYQFWMFVAPGLYKNERHLLLPIVFLSSFFFIGGALFGYFIVFPLGFKFFLGFATDTIKPLPAMREYLSFSSKLLLAFGLVFELPLVITFLSRMGLVTVDFLKKNRKYAILLFFVAAAILTPPDVVTQVMMALPLMLLYEISIIGARIFAHKKPAKEKPAA; this is translated from the coding sequence ATGAAAGATGATGACAAGCTTCCTTTTACGGCACACCTGGATGAACTTAGAAAAAGACTGATTACCTGCTTTGCGGCAGTGGGAATCGGTTTTTTAATTTCCTACGGGTTTAAGGAAAAACTTTTTTATATTTTAACCCGTCCGCTGATTTCCGTCATGCAGCCCGGTGATAAACTTATCTTTACCGGCCTGCCTGAAGCATTTTTCACATACTTAAAAGTCTCTTTTCTGTTCGGCCTGATACTGTCAGCGCCGGTTATTTTGTACCAATTCTGGATGTTTGTCGCCCCCGGTCTCTATAAAAATGAACGACATCTGCTCCTGCCGATCGTTTTTCTGTCTTCCTTTTTTTTTATCGGCGGTGCGCTGTTCGGCTATTTCATCGTTTTCCCGCTCGGATTTAAATTTTTTTTGGGATTTGCAACCGATACCATCAAACCACTGCCTGCCATGCGGGAATACTTAAGCTTTTCCTCCAAATTGCTGCTGGCCTTCGGGCTTGTATTTGAACTGCCGCTGGTCATCACGTTTCTATCCCGGATGGGGCTTGTTACGGTTGACTTTCTGAAAAAAAACAGAAAGTACGCCATCCTGTTGTTTTTTGTGGCGGCTGCCATATTAACCCCGCCGGATGTGGTAACACAAGTCATGATGGCGCTCCCCCTCATGCTCCTTTACGAAATCAGTATTATCGGCGCCAGAATTTTTGCACATAAAAAACCCGCAAAAGAGAAGCCGGCCGCCTAA
- a CDS encoding twin-arginine translocase TatA/TatE family subunit, with the protein MFGIGMPEMLLILAIALIVIGPKKLPDLAKSIGRAFGEFKRATSELKQSIDINDDLHDVKRTFDDIDSDVRESVDFTGTPDQNTVSPAPDAIQDKKITEEKADSIPNDPTDAGVVKTETDNSAMEGKPGNER; encoded by the coding sequence ATGTTTGGCATCGGAATGCCTGAAATGCTTTTAATACTGGCTATTGCGCTCATTGTCATCGGCCCTAAAAAGCTGCCCGATCTTGCAAAGTCCATCGGCCGTGCCTTTGGAGAATTCAAGCGGGCAACCTCAGAGTTAAAACAGTCCATCGATATTAACGATGATCTTCATGATGTTAAAAGAACCTTCGATGACATCGATTCCGATGTCAGGGAGTCTGTTGATTTCACCGGAACCCCGGATCAAAATACTGTTTCACCGGCGCCTGACGCCATTCAGGATAAAAAAATCACCGAAGAAAAAGCAGACTCCATCCCGAATGACCCAACCGATGCGGGAGTGGTAAAAACCGAAACAGACAACAGCGCCATGGAAGGTAAGCCCGGCAATGAAAGATGA
- a CDS encoding MltA domain-containing protein translates to MKKEAPVTRENAMKRLKSSAFPAFMDDLDYQGMTDVILLSISYLEKVPPDREFQFGTDMYRADHLIRSFKLFQEVIENKPSAEILKKFIKKNCVVYQSVGSDDSGDVLFTGYYEPSLQGSLSQSDEFKYPLYARPDDLLTIDLSLFSTKYKGEKITGRYTGQTVIPYYDRNEIDRQHLLEGNASHVAWVKDPVDLFILHIQGSGKILLADGRSINVHYHGTNGRPYKAIGKLLIDTGKIEKSQMSVQKIRAYLHQHPEEVEAVLNYNPSYVFFKIEEDGPIGSLNVKLTPARSLAVDYRLFPLPALVFIETQKPVLNDNGEIHSWTDFTRFVVSQDTGGAIRGPGHVDLFWGNGPYAELAAGHLQHSGSLYFIVLKPDE, encoded by the coding sequence TTGAAAAAAGAAGCTCCGGTCACCAGGGAAAACGCCATGAAGCGCCTCAAATCCTCTGCATTCCCTGCGTTTATGGACGACCTGGACTATCAAGGGATGACGGACGTCATTTTACTGAGCATTTCCTATCTGGAAAAAGTGCCGCCGGACAGGGAATTTCAGTTCGGCACAGACATGTATCGTGCCGACCATTTGATTCGATCATTTAAATTATTTCAGGAAGTTATCGAAAACAAACCGTCGGCTGAAATTCTTAAAAAATTTATCAAAAAGAATTGCGTTGTGTATCAATCTGTCGGTTCCGACGATTCAGGCGATGTGCTTTTTACGGGATATTATGAACCGTCTCTTCAAGGAAGCCTCAGCCAAAGCGATGAATTCAAATACCCGTTATACGCCCGGCCCGACGACCTGCTGACCATTGATCTTTCCTTGTTTTCAACAAAATACAAGGGGGAAAAAATAACCGGCCGATACACAGGTCAAACCGTTATACCCTATTATGACCGCAACGAAATTGACCGGCAACATCTGCTCGAAGGGAATGCTTCGCATGTGGCATGGGTGAAAGATCCGGTCGATCTGTTTATTCTCCATATCCAGGGATCGGGTAAAATCCTTCTTGCTGATGGCCGCTCCATCAACGTTCACTATCATGGCACCAACGGGCGGCCATATAAAGCTATCGGAAAGCTACTCATCGATACGGGTAAAATTGAAAAATCACAGATGTCGGTGCAAAAGATACGCGCTTATCTGCACCAACACCCCGAAGAAGTGGAAGCGGTCTTAAACTACAACCCCAGCTATGTTTTTTTTAAAATAGAAGAAGACGGCCCCATCGGCTCTCTAAATGTCAAACTGACACCGGCAAGATCCCTCGCCGTGGACTACCGCCTTTTTCCTCTCCCCGCCCTTGTATTCATTGAAACCCAGAAGCCGGTTCTCAATGACAACGGAGAGATTCACAGCTGGACGGACTTCACTCGTTTTGTTGTCAGCCAGGACACCGGCGGTGCCATCCGTGGTCCGGGGCATGTCGACCTGTTCTGGGGAAACGGCCCCTACGCCGAACTTGCCGCAGGACATTTGCAACATTCCGGCAGCCTTTATTTTATTGTACTGAAACCGGATGAATAA
- the moaC gene encoding cyclic pyranopterin monophosphate synthase MoaC, with protein sequence MSTFSHIDEKGSVRMVDVTDKGATLRVATAQAVISMSPPTFELIQNQAVKKGNVLETARIAGIMAAKKTSDLIPMCHPLNITHAVIDFFPDILKSAIRIEASMRVLGQTGVEMEALTAVSVAALTIYDMCKSHDKKMTISDILLLEKSGGKSGAFVRKKPV encoded by the coding sequence ATGTCTACTTTTTCCCATATAGATGAAAAAGGAAGCGTCCGCATGGTGGATGTCACCGACAAAGGGGCGACATTGCGAGTAGCCACAGCACAGGCTGTGATATCCATGAGCCCGCCAACTTTTGAATTGATCCAAAATCAGGCCGTCAAAAAGGGAAATGTTCTTGAAACCGCCCGAATAGCCGGCATCATGGCAGCTAAGAAAACATCGGATCTTATCCCCATGTGCCATCCCCTCAATATTACCCATGCCGTGATTGATTTCTTTCCGGATATCCTAAAAAGCGCCATCCGGATCGAAGCGTCCATGCGTGTTTTGGGACAGACTGGCGTTGAAATGGAAGCCTTGACTGCAGTTTCGGTTGCCGCCCTGACCATCTACGACATGTGTAAGTCCCATGATAAAAAAATGACCATTTCCGATATTTTATTATTAGAAAAATCCGGTGGAAAAAGCGGGGCTTTTGTTAGAAAAAAACCTGTTTAA
- a CDS encoding molybdenum cofactor guanylyltransferase → MKPPCSGVILAGGLNTRFSGRDKALISVGQKRILDRIYEVFIQLFDEIFLVSNSPTRYLEWDLNIVSDLYPLRSSLTGIHAGLFYASNPHVFFAACDTPFLKKELIETIIDGIAPGCDAIIPEISAGMEPLCAVYAKRSLDRIEQHLAQEKLKIQLVFKKNRIKKIPEKILREKDPELISFMNINSPEDLEKAEALCDRFDAIDLISKE, encoded by the coding sequence ATGAAGCCACCATGCAGCGGGGTAATATTGGCCGGAGGTCTCAACACCCGGTTTTCAGGCCGTGACAAGGCCCTGATCTCTGTCGGCCAAAAGCGAATTCTAGATCGAATTTATGAAGTATTTATCCAGCTTTTTGATGAAATCTTTCTCGTCAGCAACAGCCCGACCCGATATCTGGAATGGGATTTAAATATCGTATCGGATCTTTATCCGCTCCGGAGTTCCTTAACCGGAATTCATGCCGGTCTTTTTTATGCGTCAAACCCGCATGTCTTTTTTGCAGCCTGCGATACCCCTTTTTTAAAAAAAGAATTGATCGAAACGATTATCGACGGTATCGCGCCGGGTTGCGATGCGATTATTCCTGAAATTTCAGCCGGCATGGAACCCCTTTGCGCGGTATATGCGAAAAGGAGCCTGGACAGAATTGAGCAGCACCTGGCCCAGGAGAAGCTAAAAATCCAATTGGTATTTAAGAAAAACCGCATAAAGAAAATACCCGAAAAAATACTGCGCGAAAAAGATCCGGAACTTATTTCTTTCATGAATATCAATTCCCCGGAAGATCTGGAAAAAGCCGAAGCCCTTTGCGATCGGTTTGACGCAATAGATTTAATTTCAAAGGAGTGA
- the pyrR gene encoding bifunctional pyr operon transcriptional regulator/uracil phosphoribosyltransferase PyrR has translation MSRNSILLDAADINRILTRMTHEILEVHRGAANLSLIGIQTRGVYLAGRIQKKIREIEGVEIPTGNMDITLYRDDWTRIGPHPIVQATEILFSVDGRQIILIDDVLFTGRTTRAAMDAVIDFGRPDRIELAVLVDRGYRELPVQANYAGKFIETQRTDTINVLLSEYDGEDRVVIERSGSE, from the coding sequence ATGAGTAGAAACAGTATCCTATTGGATGCGGCCGATATCAACCGTATATTGACCCGAATGACACATGAAATCCTCGAAGTGCATAGGGGCGCCGCAAACCTCTCACTGATCGGAATCCAAACCAGAGGTGTTTATCTGGCCGGACGAATTCAGAAAAAGATACGTGAGATCGAAGGGGTTGAAATTCCAACCGGCAACATGGATATTACCCTTTACAGAGATGACTGGACCCGGATTGGCCCCCACCCGATTGTGCAGGCAACCGAAATATTATTTTCAGTTGATGGCCGGCAGATCATTTTAATTGACGATGTCCTTTTTACCGGTCGCACCACCCGGGCGGCAATGGACGCCGTGATTGATTTCGGCAGGCCGGACAGGATTGAACTTGCCGTACTGGTGGATCGGGGGTATCGGGAGCTTCCGGTCCAGGCTAATTATGCGGGAAAATTTATCGAAACCCAACGGACAGATACCATCAATGTGCTACTTTCGGAATATGATGGGGAAGACCGGGTAGTGATCGAAAGATCCGGGTCGGAGTGA
- a CDS encoding molybdenum cofactor biosynthesis protein MoaB has protein sequence MGTKEHKAKVPKNIRVGVITVSSTRSLSDDKSGQWISKQARKEGNEVVLHQVIPDEAVTISRTVVNAIRDHAPQVLILTGGTGISTQDVTIEAVRPFFDKELTAFGTLFTLLSFEEIDSAAILSRATAGLVGKTVIFCMPGSLKACKLACKNLIFPELGHLVKHVEQG, from the coding sequence ATGGGTACTAAAGAACATAAGGCAAAGGTTCCAAAAAACATCCGGGTGGGTGTGATTACGGTTTCCAGCACGCGATCATTATCTGACGACAAAAGCGGGCAATGGATCAGCAAACAGGCCCGCAAGGAAGGCAACGAGGTGGTTTTGCATCAGGTGATACCGGACGAGGCCGTAACCATCTCCCGCACGGTCGTCAACGCCATTCGGGATCATGCCCCCCAGGTTCTAATTTTGACAGGCGGCACCGGAATCAGCACCCAGGATGTCACCATTGAAGCTGTGCGGCCGTTTTTTGACAAAGAACTGACGGCCTTTGGGACCCTGTTTACGCTGCTCAGTTTTGAAGAGATCGATTCCGCCGCCATTTTGTCCCGTGCAACCGCTGGCCTGGTCGGCAAAACCGTCATTTTCTGCATGCCGGGCAGTTTGAAAGCGTGCAAGCTGGCCTGTAAAAATCTCATATTTCCTGAGCTGGGTCATCTGGTTAAGCATGTGGAGCAAGGGTAG
- a CDS encoding PilZ domain-containing protein, whose product MTEKIFLDDQNHATFKCPKCSKSWTKDLSGFKDTNKRIQLKCKCPCGHVFPVIQERRKGLRRSVTVTGAYFHNQREIRGLITVKNISKSGVGLVLSTKQSINKGDKLQLKFNLDNARKSFVDKEGVVKKIENDYLGVEFIDEAWGEELKDYFSGD is encoded by the coding sequence ATGACGGAAAAAATTTTTTTAGATGACCAGAACCATGCAACCTTTAAATGCCCGAAATGTTCAAAATCCTGGACAAAGGATTTATCCGGCTTTAAAGACACCAACAAACGGATTCAGCTGAAATGCAAATGCCCCTGTGGTCATGTCTTTCCAGTGATCCAGGAAAGGCGCAAGGGCTTAAGAAGAAGCGTCACTGTCACCGGCGCCTATTTTCACAACCAGCGGGAAATCAGGGGTCTCATCACCGTTAAAAACATATCCAAGTCAGGCGTCGGGCTGGTATTGTCCACCAAACAGTCCATCAATAAGGGTGATAAGCTGCAGCTGAAGTTCAATCTGGACAACGCCAGGAAGTCGTTTGTAGACAAAGAAGGCGTCGTAAAAAAAATCGAGAATGATTATTTGGGCGTAGAATTTATTGACGAAGCCTGGGGCGAAGAGCTGAAAGATTATTTCTCCGGCGATTAA
- a CDS encoding YifB family Mg chelatase-like AAA ATPase produces MLAKVLSSAVLGIDAYLVEVEVDISQGLPTFTTVGLPEASVKESKERVKSAIKNSGFRFPDDRITVNLAPADIKKEGTGFDLPMALGILAATRIIPQEIISKFLIMGELSLDGRIKPVRGSLPMALAAKQAGYTGIIVPAENGREAAIVAGISVLPARTLPEVVDYFRGFKQIPPEETDVAAIFSRQDESDLDFAEVMGQDHVKRSLEVAAAGGHNLIMIGPPGSGKTMLAKRLPTILPPLTFDEAIETTKIYSVVGLLSRDQALVTKRPFRSPHHTISDAGLIGGGHIPRPGEVSLAHNGVLFLDELSEFKKPVLEVLRQPLEDLKVTISRAASSITYPASFMLVAAMNPCPCGYLSDPKHECSCTYQQIRRYRSKISGPLIDRIDIHVEVPAVPYKDLRGEAGAEPSALIRQRVNAARQRQSERFARTRIYCNAQMSSRQIKRYCPIDAASSDLLESAIDKLGLSARAFNRILKIARTIADLDGGEQITSDHVGEAIQYRSLDRGKLFI; encoded by the coding sequence ATGCTTGCCAAGGTTTTGAGCAGTGCCGTTTTGGGGATTGATGCGTATCTGGTCGAGGTCGAGGTTGATATCTCCCAGGGGCTGCCCACCTTTACGACGGTAGGCCTTCCGGAAGCGTCCGTTAAAGAGAGCAAAGAGCGGGTAAAATCCGCCATAAAAAATTCCGGATTCCGGTTTCCGGATGACCGGATTACGGTCAACCTGGCGCCGGCCGATATCAAGAAAGAAGGCACCGGATTTGATTTACCGATGGCCTTGGGAATTTTGGCCGCCACCCGCATCATACCCCAGGAGATCATCTCCAAATTTCTCATCATGGGCGAACTCTCCCTGGACGGCCGCATTAAACCGGTCAGGGGCTCGCTTCCCATGGCGTTGGCGGCCAAGCAGGCCGGCTACACGGGGATTATCGTCCCGGCGGAAAACGGACGGGAGGCAGCGATTGTCGCGGGCATTTCCGTCCTGCCGGCCAGGACCCTGCCGGAAGTGGTTGACTATTTTCGCGGGTTTAAACAGATTCCACCGGAAGAGACGGACGTTGCGGCCATATTTAGCCGGCAGGATGAATCCGACCTGGATTTTGCCGAGGTGATGGGACAGGATCACGTCAAGCGGTCCCTGGAAGTCGCGGCTGCCGGCGGTCATAACCTGATCATGATCGGACCGCCCGGTTCAGGCAAGACCATGCTGGCAAAGCGACTGCCGACGATCCTGCCGCCATTGACATTTGATGAGGCGATTGAAACAACCAAAATATACAGTGTGGTGGGATTGTTGTCCAGGGATCAGGCCCTGGTCACCAAACGGCCCTTTCGTTCACCCCATCACACCATCTCCGATGCCGGCTTAATCGGCGGCGGCCATATTCCCAGACCGGGCGAGGTGAGCCTGGCCCACAATGGCGTCCTTTTTCTGGATGAGCTGTCTGAGTTTAAAAAACCGGTTCTGGAAGTGTTGCGACAGCCTCTGGAAGACCTAAAGGTAACCATTTCCCGGGCCGCCTCCAGCATTACCTACCCCGCCAGCTTCATGCTGGTGGCAGCCATGAATCCCTGTCCGTGCGGTTATTTGTCAGACCCCAAGCACGAATGCAGCTGCACCTATCAGCAGATCCGTCGCTATCGGTCAAAAATTTCCGGCCCGCTGATCGACCGCATCGATATCCATGTGGAAGTGCCGGCGGTTCCCTATAAGGATCTCAGAGGTGAAGCCGGGGCAGAGCCGTCCGCCCTTATCCGGCAGCGGGTCAATGCCGCCCGCCAGCGCCAGTCCGAGCGGTTTGCCCGCACCCGGATTTACTGTAACGCCCAAATGAGCAGCCGCCAGATCAAGCGGTATTGCCCCATAGATGCGGCCAGCAGCGACCTGCTGGAATCGGCCATCGACAAGCTGGGGCTTTCCGCCAGAGCCTTTAACCGCATCCTCAAGATCGCGCGCACGATTGCAGATCTTGACGGTGGCGAACAAATCACTTCTGATCATGTGGGTGAAGCCATCCAGTACCGCAGCCTGGATCGGGGTAAACTTTTTATCTGA
- a CDS encoding type II toxin-antitoxin system HipA family toxin — protein MILTVWLTLPTTETVKVGELAVDDPDFRGALKGQFRYTAEFLGHPRAFPIDPLHLALSTEIFDAERPRAGVHGVFEDSLPDDWGRRLLVRRYKLGRGEQRVPQLLRLLGHQGLGALSYVEEGQPESKTAGVPSRHLEELVRLAEKFEQEPATAPDDELSLLFQAGSSPGGSRPKALVEDENGAYLAKFASTRDHLDVVGLEAAAMELGRRAGIVTADTRILPLGSRKCLLVKRFDINEAGGRNHLISMQTLLKADDWYHAGYRELAEVIKYVSVRPGPDLQRLYRQLLFNVMIGNTDDHLKNFLMLHDDEGWRLSPAFDLVPNIGFNQEHVLRIGLDNRPAGLKTLLAEAKHFGIKRRQQALDIIKEVHEIVTTWPDVFSMYNVPGKDAKVIGKDITHRCSRINKYPV, from the coding sequence ATGATTCTTACAGTATGGTTGACTCTGCCCACAACGGAAACTGTCAAGGTCGGAGAACTGGCTGTGGACGATCCTGATTTCCGGGGAGCGCTGAAGGGACAGTTTCGCTACACGGCCGAGTTCTTGGGGCATCCGCGGGCATTTCCGATCGATCCCCTGCATTTAGCGTTATCCACGGAAATTTTCGATGCGGAACGGCCCCGCGCCGGAGTCCATGGCGTTTTTGAAGATAGTCTCCCGGATGATTGGGGGCGGAGGCTCCTGGTCCGTCGTTACAAGCTGGGACGCGGAGAGCAACGTGTTCCCCAGTTATTGCGGTTACTGGGCCACCAAGGTTTGGGAGCCTTGAGCTATGTGGAAGAGGGCCAGCCGGAATCGAAAACGGCCGGGGTCCCCAGCCGGCATCTGGAGGAACTGGTGAGGTTGGCAGAGAAATTCGAGCAGGAACCTGCAACTGCACCAGACGATGAACTTTCCTTGTTGTTTCAGGCTGGAAGTTCGCCGGGCGGGTCCAGACCAAAAGCCCTTGTTGAAGATGAAAACGGGGCATATTTGGCAAAGTTTGCCAGCACCAGGGATCACCTGGACGTCGTGGGTCTGGAGGCCGCAGCCATGGAGTTAGGCCGCCGTGCAGGCATAGTGACAGCCGATACCAGGATTTTACCTTTGGGCTCCAGAAAATGCCTGTTGGTGAAACGCTTCGACATCAACGAAGCTGGCGGCCGCAATCACTTGATCAGCATGCAAACACTGCTAAAGGCTGACGATTGGTACCATGCCGGATACCGGGAACTGGCAGAAGTGATTAAGTATGTATCCGTGCGACCGGGGCCGGATCTCCAGAGGCTTTACAGGCAGCTGCTGTTCAATGTGATGATTGGCAACACCGATGACCACCTGAAAAATTTCCTGATGCTGCACGATGATGAAGGCTGGAGATTAAGTCCGGCTTTTGACCTGGTGCCGAACATTGGTTTCAACCAGGAACATGTGCTGCGCATCGGACTGGATAACAGACCGGCAGGTCTGAAAACACTTCTGGCAGAGGCCAAACACTTCGGGATAAAAAGGAGGCAACAGGCCCTGGATATAATTAAGGAAGTTCATGAGATTGTCACAACGTGGCCCGATGTTTTCAGTATGTATAATGTGCCGGGAAAAGACGCCAAGGTTATAGGCAAAGATATAACTCACCGATGCAGTCGGATAAATAAATATCCCGTCTGA
- a CDS encoding helix-turn-helix transcriptional regulator yields the protein MFNNKNSVESILQLLGERLREARLARNESQEVFAQRLGLTRQSYSRMEKGFPQTLIGNWLAASLILDRLDGWQDVLAPKEDLFAKFEKKGSKRQRSGGRRRKTT from the coding sequence ATGTTTAACAATAAAAATAGTGTTGAATCCATACTGCAGCTGCTTGGCGAAAGGTTGAGAGAAGCGCGTCTGGCTCGCAACGAGAGCCAGGAAGTGTTCGCGCAAAGGCTTGGCTTGACCCGCCAGTCATACAGCAGGATGGAAAAAGGCTTCCCGCAGACGTTGATCGGCAACTGGCTGGCAGCCTCTCTTATCCTTGACCGCCTTGATGGCTGGCAGGATGTACTGGCTCCAAAAGAGGACCTGTTCGCGAAATTTGAGAAAAAAGGCAGTAAACGGCAACGGTCCGGAGGAAGGCGAAGGAAGACGACATGA